A region of Streptomyces deccanensis DNA encodes the following proteins:
- a CDS encoding MFS transporter, protein MSTTYDREAPASGKTDSGRRGSHAVRWWVLVVLGTAQLMVTLDATVVNIALPAAQQDLGFSDGSRQWVITGYALAFGSLLLLGGRLGDLFGRRTTFVTGLAGFAAASVLGGAADSFGILVTARVAQGLFAALLAPAALSLLSVTFTDPAERPKAFGIFSALAGAGGAVGLLLGGVLTEWASWRWVMYVNVVFAAVALVGAVLLLAKPAVTERPKLDIPGTVVVSAGLFAVVYGFAHVESTSWTDPVALGSMIVGAVLLAVFVRLEARVAHPLLPLRLVLDRTRGGSFLAVFVIGMGMFSIFLFLTYYLQASIGYSPIKTGLAFLPMVGGIVAASTTAPSLLLPRVGPKIVISTSFLVAAAGMALLTRLELDSAYAADIMPGMILLGLGLGGVMTTAFQGATAGIHHEDSGVASALINTGQQVGGSISTALLTTVASSATTDYLSAHEPGALTVARAGVEGYTATLAWGAGFFVVGAVLSALLIPNAALARSEGEPVIAH, encoded by the coding sequence GTGAGTACCACCTACGACCGTGAGGCACCCGCCTCCGGAAAGACAGACTCGGGCCGCCGCGGCTCCCATGCCGTGCGCTGGTGGGTGCTGGTCGTGCTCGGCACGGCGCAGCTCATGGTCACGCTCGACGCGACCGTCGTGAACATCGCGCTCCCCGCGGCGCAACAGGACCTCGGCTTCAGCGACGGCAGCCGGCAGTGGGTCATCACGGGGTACGCCCTGGCGTTCGGCAGCCTGCTGCTGCTCGGCGGCCGGCTCGGCGACCTGTTCGGCCGGCGCACCACCTTCGTGACCGGACTGGCCGGCTTCGCGGCCGCGTCCGTCCTCGGCGGCGCGGCCGACAGCTTCGGCATCCTCGTCACGGCACGCGTGGCCCAGGGGCTCTTCGCCGCGCTGCTCGCGCCCGCCGCGCTCTCCCTGCTCAGCGTGACCTTCACCGACCCGGCCGAGCGGCCGAAGGCGTTCGGCATCTTCAGCGCGCTGGCCGGTGCGGGCGGCGCGGTCGGGCTGCTGCTCGGCGGCGTGCTCACCGAGTGGGCGTCCTGGCGCTGGGTGATGTACGTGAACGTCGTCTTCGCGGCGGTCGCGCTGGTGGGCGCGGTGCTGCTGCTGGCCAAGCCCGCGGTCACCGAGCGGCCCAAGCTCGACATCCCCGGCACCGTCGTGGTGAGCGCGGGACTGTTCGCCGTCGTCTACGGGTTCGCGCACGTCGAGTCCACGAGCTGGACCGACCCCGTCGCCCTCGGCTCCATGATCGTCGGCGCGGTGCTGCTCGCGGTGTTCGTCCGGCTGGAGGCCAGGGTCGCGCATCCGCTGCTGCCGCTGCGCCTCGTGCTGGACCGGACCCGCGGTGGCTCGTTCCTGGCGGTGTTCGTCATCGGCATGGGGATGTTCTCGATCTTCCTGTTCCTGACCTACTACCTCCAGGCCAGCATCGGCTACTCGCCGATCAAGACCGGTCTGGCGTTCCTGCCGATGGTCGGGGGCATCGTCGCCGCGTCGACCACGGCGCCCTCGCTGCTGCTGCCCCGGGTCGGTCCGAAGATCGTGATCAGCACGAGCTTCCTGGTCGCCGCGGCCGGTATGGCCCTGCTGACCCGCCTCGAACTGGACAGCGCCTACGCCGCCGACATCATGCCCGGCATGATCCTGCTGGGCCTCGGCCTCGGTGGAGTGATGACCACCGCGTTCCAGGGCGCGACGGCGGGCATCCATCACGAGGATTCGGGCGTCGCCTCGGCGCTGATCAACACCGGCCAGCAGGTGGGCGGCTCGATCAGCACGGCGCTCCTGACCACCGTCGCCTCCTCGGCCACGACCGACTACCTGTCCGCGCACGAGCCGGGCGCCCTGACCGTGGCGCGGGCCGGGGTCGAGGGCTACACGGCCACCCTGGCGTGGGGCGCCGGGTTCTTCGTGGTCGGCGCCGTGCTCTCGGCGCTCCTGATACCGAACGCGGCGCTGGCGCGGTCGGAGGGTGAGCCCGTGATCGCCCACTGA